In a genomic window of Sutcliffiella sp. FSL R7-0096:
- a CDS encoding distal tail protein Dit — translation MYTFAFNGIKKSYLYCEPGKRRSIIAPLNRVLVSLPGMPGAHHSDTEVEVRIIDQPFFIKARDKEELRKMEENMANWLVTKEAKPLIFDDEPDRIYYAMIQGGIDVGDVGKEFGRGTITFLCADPFKYGSQLTFKKNASTEDTNTLAIANPGTVEAYPEFKFTVKKSITHLDIINRDAYMRIGRPVTVEDTIIQPRETILSDAMNTLVGWSNASQVDGGVVAGSFMVGSDGFQVNSFGSGEAWHGPSLQKSISQPLRNFQVEMRCKFFSMSPVGVGRIELYLLDANGNKFAKLAFKDIHRYNYLQQGEVRVGPHVGGTFIIAGTPPDPKQWDYFTGILRLSRINGKWEAYIANIDGVHIGVMEATYIDESVNADLTGIQIHAGVSGTNSPATMRIQQIRVYKLNDVSGSVVPYIAQPGDEIIIDHKSDSILINGQDMKKLKGDFISSYFPINPGDNALVISPGDAVDIEAKVRGAYH, via the coding sequence ATGTATACTTTCGCTTTTAATGGTATCAAAAAATCATATTTGTATTGTGAGCCAGGAAAGAGGCGTTCTATTATTGCACCACTTAATAGAGTGCTAGTTAGTTTACCGGGAATGCCTGGTGCTCATCACTCTGATACAGAAGTTGAAGTTAGGATAATCGATCAACCATTTTTTATTAAAGCTAGAGATAAAGAAGAACTTAGAAAGATGGAAGAGAACATGGCAAATTGGCTTGTTACAAAAGAAGCCAAGCCTTTAATATTTGATGATGAACCCGATCGCATCTATTATGCAATGATTCAAGGTGGGATTGACGTTGGTGATGTTGGGAAGGAGTTTGGACGAGGAACAATCACTTTTCTTTGTGCAGATCCTTTTAAATACGGATCCCAATTAACATTCAAAAAAAATGCCTCTACAGAAGATACCAATACTTTGGCCATAGCAAATCCAGGTACGGTGGAAGCTTATCCGGAATTTAAGTTTACGGTTAAGAAGTCTATCACACACCTGGACATCATCAATCGGGATGCCTATATGCGTATAGGAAGACCCGTAACCGTGGAAGATACCATTATTCAACCAAGAGAGACTATTCTGTCAGATGCGATGAACACACTAGTTGGTTGGTCTAATGCATCTCAGGTTGATGGCGGCGTAGTGGCAGGAAGTTTTATGGTTGGTAGTGATGGCTTCCAAGTAAACAGTTTTGGATCCGGAGAAGCTTGGCATGGTCCTTCCTTACAGAAATCCATTTCACAACCGTTACGGAACTTTCAAGTCGAGATGCGTTGTAAATTCTTCTCCATGTCACCTGTAGGTGTAGGAAGAATTGAACTATATTTACTAGATGCAAACGGGAACAAGTTCGCAAAATTAGCATTTAAGGACATTCATCGATATAACTACCTGCAACAAGGTGAAGTAAGGGTTGGCCCGCATGTTGGGGGTACGTTTATTATTGCTGGAACTCCTCCTGATCCGAAACAATGGGATTACTTCACAGGGATTCTAAGATTGTCTCGTATAAACGGGAAATGGGAAGCTTATATCGCAAATATAGACGGTGTCCATATCGGAGTAATGGAAGCAACCTATATTGATGAGAGCGTCAATGCGGATTTAACTGGAATACAAATTCATGCCGGTGTGAGTGGCACAAACAGTCCAGCAACCATGCGTATTCAACAAATAAGGGTGTATAAATTAAATGATGTGTCAGGGTCGGTAGTACCTTACATTGCCCAGCCAGGTGATGAAATCATTATCGATCATAAAAGTGATTCGATCCTCATAAATGGACAGGACATGAAAAAGCTCAAAGGCGATTTTATCTCTTCATACTTTCCTATCAACCCTGGAGATAATGCGCTAGTAATCTCTCCAGGTGATGCAGTGGACATTGAGGCAAAAGTAAGGGGGGCTTACCATTAG
- a CDS encoding phage tail spike protein gives MHFLDHQTDEILCTLENKVNTPAFFNDTHIENIKNLETYDFSMLATIPAAANAAKRNRVIIPDDEGHLREFIILETAQLNKKKHVKTVASYIELKKSRRISPIVLEGQTVNMATDWTLAGTGWQRGITEYAGIRKVTIDGYQDPYQTLKQLASLFGLELRFRIVVEGSRIVGRYVDLIKKRGEDTKKETRIGKDLIGVERIENSDIVTALRVLGPEQEDGQRLIVEVKNEDARKRWSRDGKHLWEDYEPSISGDNTNAERLTELGEAQLTKRINTTVQYTAEAVAMEEVFGYTHEKVRLGDTNRIIDTSYVPPLYLEARVIEIQRSIAAGKINRKYILGDFIEYNEEDLMKTFLQLQILYGQKVIRRDTTPPNPRQGMVWVDTSGELDVIFTWNHYAQKWEKATPTFAEEVGAYDKETVDNKDKSVFDDATWYTDVVSEEKKQEVIDYTNKEVQKRELSILRQDTEPSGTNYTLDQLWLRTTDDVYFKWTGSDWKQITPSLAEMGEKAGLEYVDGQLISKAEKAETYTMLEVDNALNSKVSLISYTTDQEGIVQRFTNAETRITQTEEAITSKVSQISFYEVEGRVSSAESTIIQHASLIESKVNESIYETDRNGIISRLNNAESSITQNANEITQRVRSEEYLIDQNALKSRVSTAESTITQHASAIALRVEKNGVVAAINLSTEGTRILSSKIHIDGNVTFANGYDPTTIEVGGTNILFASDLPFTWAVSNATRVNNTDSNGINSIRANFSGSATNFNIQSPTMARKTTLKQGKKYTLSFEIRGNINTMTYNYLMRTEGANRAFPSPPNFSISTTNWTKISVTQECLWDSETGYVLIGTQDTASGKWFEIRKVQLEESDRASTWAPNPLELKADIDGWKFGNTTEIDGGKIRTNTITASQINVSSLSALSANLGTVIAGSLSGVSISTIGSQGSVSLSGDRVESTNASRIARLSNGEGLFSSNSLVTMVTDSNGIQLRSEENGLPWSSLQFSRINANTHDATLYASRDIVLSGGRDINLTPGVSRGINVQGNLNINRLRGLTDPVKFFLGIGDAQIDMTGGDLRIMRDNNNYVRINNGSIQFYTNGTLKHTI, from the coding sequence ATGCATTTTTTAGATCACCAAACAGACGAAATTCTTTGCACATTGGAAAATAAGGTGAATACCCCTGCTTTTTTCAATGACACACATATTGAAAACATTAAGAATCTAGAAACGTATGACTTTAGTATGCTAGCAACCATACCTGCGGCTGCTAATGCCGCAAAACGTAACCGAGTTATAATTCCTGATGACGAAGGTCATTTACGAGAGTTTATCATCCTAGAGACGGCACAATTGAACAAAAAGAAACATGTGAAAACAGTCGCATCATACATTGAGTTGAAAAAAAGTAGACGTATCTCACCAATTGTTTTAGAAGGTCAAACCGTCAATATGGCAACGGATTGGACGCTAGCGGGTACTGGATGGCAACGTGGTATCACCGAGTACGCAGGAATCCGGAAAGTAACCATTGATGGTTATCAGGATCCTTATCAGACATTAAAACAACTTGCGAGTTTATTTGGTTTGGAACTTCGTTTCCGCATAGTAGTAGAAGGTAGCCGTATTGTAGGTAGATACGTTGATTTGATTAAAAAGCGGGGTGAGGACACCAAGAAAGAAACCAGAATAGGAAAAGACCTCATTGGTGTAGAGCGCATTGAAAACTCTGATATAGTTACTGCACTTCGGGTGCTGGGGCCGGAGCAAGAGGACGGCCAAAGGTTAATCGTAGAAGTAAAAAACGAAGATGCAAGGAAACGGTGGTCTCGAGATGGGAAACATCTTTGGGAAGATTATGAGCCATCTATCAGTGGAGACAATACAAATGCCGAGCGCCTCACAGAGCTTGGAGAGGCGCAGTTAACCAAGCGAATAAACACCACTGTCCAATATACAGCTGAAGCAGTAGCGATGGAAGAAGTTTTTGGCTACACGCATGAAAAGGTACGTCTCGGTGATACAAATCGGATCATTGATACATCCTATGTGCCCCCATTGTATTTAGAAGCAAGGGTTATCGAAATTCAACGTTCTATTGCAGCTGGTAAAATAAATCGGAAATATATCCTTGGCGATTTCATCGAGTACAACGAAGAAGATCTGATGAAAACCTTCTTGCAACTGCAAATCCTATATGGCCAAAAAGTAATCCGCAGAGACACCACTCCACCTAACCCACGTCAGGGAATGGTATGGGTAGATACTAGTGGAGAACTAGATGTTATCTTCACTTGGAACCACTATGCTCAAAAGTGGGAGAAAGCCACTCCTACGTTTGCTGAAGAAGTTGGAGCCTACGACAAAGAAACAGTAGATAACAAGGACAAGAGTGTCTTCGATGATGCAACATGGTACACAGACGTGGTATCCGAAGAGAAAAAGCAAGAGGTTATCGATTATACAAACAAGGAAGTTCAAAAGCGAGAACTTTCTATTCTCCGTCAGGATACGGAACCTTCTGGAACAAACTATACTTTAGACCAACTATGGCTTCGGACTACAGATGACGTGTATTTTAAGTGGACAGGTTCCGATTGGAAACAAATCACGCCTAGTCTCGCTGAAATGGGAGAAAAAGCCGGTCTAGAATACGTGGATGGACAATTGATATCCAAGGCGGAAAAAGCAGAAACCTATACTATGTTAGAAGTGGACAATGCTCTGAATTCGAAGGTTAGTTTGATTTCCTACACGACCGATCAAGAGGGAATCGTTCAACGTTTTACGAACGCTGAAACTCGCATAACGCAAACAGAAGAAGCAATCACGAGTAAAGTCTCCCAGATTTCATTTTATGAAGTGGAAGGAAGAGTCAGTTCAGCTGAGTCTACGATAATACAACACGCTTCCTTAATTGAAAGCAAGGTGAATGAATCCATTTATGAAACGGATCGTAATGGTATTATTTCGAGGTTAAATAATGCAGAATCCTCGATAACTCAAAATGCCAATGAAATAACTCAACGAGTGAGATCCGAGGAATATCTAATTGATCAGAATGCCTTAAAGTCAAGAGTTTCAACAGCAGAATCTACTATCACACAACATGCAAGTGCAATTGCCTTACGGGTAGAGAAGAACGGGGTAGTTGCAGCCATTAATCTAAGTACAGAGGGTACCAGGATACTTTCTTCCAAAATCCATATCGATGGGAATGTAACCTTTGCAAACGGATATGATCCGACAACCATTGAAGTTGGTGGCACTAATATTTTGTTTGCTTCGGACTTACCTTTTACGTGGGCGGTTTCCAATGCAACACGAGTTAATAACACGGATTCAAACGGTATTAATTCTATACGTGCGAACTTTTCAGGCTCTGCAACAAATTTCAATATACAGTCACCTACTATGGCTAGGAAAACAACGTTAAAACAAGGGAAAAAATATACACTATCATTTGAAATTCGTGGAAATATTAACACCATGACTTACAACTATCTGATGCGTACAGAGGGTGCAAATCGAGCTTTCCCTAGCCCACCAAACTTCTCTATTTCCACAACAAATTGGACAAAAATTTCAGTAACACAAGAATGTTTGTGGGATTCTGAAACGGGTTACGTATTAATCGGTACACAAGATACTGCAAGTGGTAAATGGTTTGAAATTCGAAAAGTCCAATTAGAAGAATCGGATAGAGCTTCCACGTGGGCACCTAATCCATTAGAACTGAAAGCTGATATAGATGGATGGAAGTTCGGAAACACCACTGAAATAGACGGTGGGAAGATAAGAACAAACACAATTACTGCTTCACAAATTAATGTAAGCTCTCTTTCTGCGTTAAGTGCGAATCTCGGAACAGTGATAGCTGGAAGTCTGTCTGGTGTAAGTATCTCTACTATTGGTAGTCAAGGCTCCGTTTCGCTATCTGGAGATAGAGTGGAATCCACAAATGCAAGTCGGATCGCACGCCTTTCCAATGGTGAAGGTCTTTTTTCTAGTAATTCTTTAGTAACGATGGTTACAGACAGTAATGGTATTCAATTACGTTCAGAAGAAAACGGATTACCTTGGTCTAGTTTGCAGTTTAGTAGAATAAATGCGAACACGCATGACGCTACTTTATACGCTTCAAGAGATATAGTCCTTTCAGGAGGACGTGATATCAACCTTACTCCTGGTGTCAGCAGAGGCATCAATGTGCAAGGAAATTTAAATATCAATAGATTAAGGGGATTAACTGATCCGGTGAAGTTCTTCCTAGGCATAGGAGATGCTCAAATAGATATGACAGGCGGGGACTTGCGTATTATGAGAGATAACAATAACTATGTCCGAATCAATAATGGCAGTATCCAATTCTATACCAATGGAACACTGAAACACACTATTTAA
- a CDS encoding DUF1617 family protein gives MKIKLKYAFIGEISTFLLNLSLKGKQNRHRVRFINTLQGKLKQVAAEEMELIKEFAGVDEEGNPKRSEKGFDIQDVQGFKQQQNELFEEEFVLEGGDNQGMLKTLKPIVLDYDGEVSGREAFVFDHLCEAFENAEQGSDQA, from the coding sequence ATGAAAATTAAATTGAAATATGCATTTATCGGAGAAATTAGTACCTTCCTTCTCAATCTATCCTTGAAAGGCAAACAAAATAGACATCGTGTTAGATTCATTAATACGCTTCAAGGAAAATTAAAACAGGTTGCTGCAGAAGAAATGGAACTTATTAAAGAGTTTGCTGGTGTGGATGAAGAAGGGAATCCAAAAAGGTCTGAGAAGGGGTTTGACATCCAAGATGTCCAGGGTTTCAAACAGCAACAGAACGAGTTATTTGAGGAAGAATTTGTCCTTGAGGGTGGGGATAATCAAGGAATGTTGAAAACCCTAAAACCAATTGTATTGGATTATGACGGGGAAGTCAGTGGGCGAGAAGCTTTTGTATTTGACCACCTTTGCGAAGCCTTTGAAAATGCAGAACAGGGGAGTGACCAAGCATGA
- a CDS encoding M23 family metallopeptidase, with the protein MFIRPTKVTRITSGFRVPERRDHHGVDYALGGVHEIYSIADGIVSKSYVSSSYGEVIFIFHNIDGQTYESVYAHLRTGSRKHRVGARVKQGEIIGIMGNTGISTGQHLHFELHIGRWNINKTNAVNGELYVNGSMKQYINLHKHMEEWNHYPVDKEPIKKLYAHDIPLNPKKFGGLSYEVLRKGAEPDTYIVRTGQFGERKIFVPKDKDSSFTNAPLYK; encoded by the coding sequence ATGTTTATTCGTCCAACAAAAGTTACTCGTATTACTAGTGGATTTCGTGTTCCAGAACGGAGAGATCATCATGGTGTAGATTACGCTCTTGGCGGTGTTCATGAAATCTATTCAATTGCCGATGGAATTGTATCGAAGTCCTACGTATCCTCATCTTATGGTGAGGTTATTTTTATTTTCCATAATATTGATGGTCAAACATACGAATCAGTGTATGCTCATCTTAGAACAGGATCTCGTAAGCATCGAGTAGGGGCTAGAGTTAAACAAGGTGAAATTATTGGAATCATGGGTAACACAGGTATTTCAACTGGCCAACATCTTCACTTCGAGCTGCATATTGGCAGATGGAATATTAATAAAACCAATGCTGTAAATGGTGAACTGTACGTAAATGGTAGTATGAAACAATATATCAACCTACATAAGCATATGGAAGAGTGGAATCATTACCCTGTTGATAAAGAGCCGATTAAAAAGTTGTATGCTCATGATATCCCATTAAATCCAAAGAAATTTGGTGGATTATCATATGAGGTACTACGTAAAGGTGCTGAACCTGATACTTATATAGTAAGAACTGGTCAATTTGGCGAACGAAAAATCTTTGTTCCTAAGGATAAAGATAGCAGCTTTACAAACGCTCCTTTGTATAAGTAA
- a CDS encoding type II toxin-antitoxin system antitoxin SocA domain-containing protein — MERGLYDSLRVAEWFVANTDRESGASITHLKLQKLMYYAQAWTKVLLGKKLFDSRIEAWMHGPVVTEVYHRYKSHSYHELPIPDEAPDLDTNVEFVLSEILRVYGKYDAKYLEELTHQEDPWIEARNGLPLEARCENEIPLEKMEEFYRKMNEENS, encoded by the coding sequence ATGGAAAGAGGACTTTATGATTCATTGAGGGTTGCTGAGTGGTTTGTTGCAAATACAGACAGAGAATCTGGTGCTTCCATTACGCATTTGAAATTACAAAAATTAATGTACTATGCTCAAGCATGGACAAAAGTATTATTAGGTAAAAAGCTTTTTGATTCTAGAATTGAAGCTTGGATGCATGGGCCTGTTGTAACAGAAGTCTATCACAGATACAAATCACATTCTTATCATGAGCTACCTATTCCTGACGAAGCTCCCGATTTAGATACAAACGTTGAATTTGTGCTTTCTGAAATCCTCCGTGTTTATGGAAAGTATGACGCAAAATATTTAGAGGAACTTACTCATCAAGAAGACCCATGGATTGAAGCACGAAACGGGCTCCCTCTTGAAGCTAGATGTGAGAATGAAATTCCATTAGAAAAAATGGAAGAATTTTATCGTAAAATGAATGAAGAAAATAGCTAA
- a CDS encoding M23 family metallopeptidase, giving the protein MKFKLTSEYGVLEQIRNGKPHTGIDLAMPEHTELRSIGEAIVERVGDYGNENIGKGVILRLEDGTTAIYGHMSDIKVKVGQILKEGETLGYSGNTGHSTGAHLHFGLKDQAGNFIDPTPLVSKLDSLSGKQSLLDKFVHNGTVGNTHFPSFPSIKEWVGDFIHSGIHNWIADFILTLPILLTVGLGVWALLGMMSKRLAELGFTLVLISGGLMLI; this is encoded by the coding sequence ATGAAATTTAAACTAACCTCAGAATATGGTGTTTTAGAGCAGATTAGAAACGGAAAGCCACATACAGGAATAGATTTAGCAATGCCGGAGCATACAGAGCTAAGAAGCATAGGTGAAGCTATTGTTGAAAGGGTTGGAGATTATGGGAATGAGAATATTGGGAAAGGAGTTATCCTTCGATTAGAAGACGGCACAACAGCTATATATGGGCATATGAGTGATATTAAAGTGAAGGTAGGTCAGATACTAAAGGAAGGTGAAACGTTAGGATATAGTGGTAATACAGGTCACTCAACAGGTGCTCATCTGCATTTTGGACTTAAAGATCAGGCTGGTAACTTTATTGATCCAACTCCACTTGTTTCTAAATTGGATAGTTTGTCAGGTAAGCAATCACTTTTGGACAAATTTGTCCATAACGGGACGGTGGGGAATACCCACTTTCCCTCCTTTCCCTCAATTAAAGAATGGGTTGGAGATTTTATTCATTCAGGAATTCATAATTGGATTGCAGATTTCATTCTAACTTTACCAATATTGCTAACAGTTGGATTAGGTGTATGGGCATTACTTGGAATGATGAGTAAAAGGTTAGCTGAATTGGGTTTTACATTAGTATTAATAAGTGGTGGTTTGATGCTTATCTAA
- a CDS encoding replication-relaxation family protein, giving the protein MKKEIERQQREEAILCSLKKLNYLNRSQLQRLHDLGSDRNAQRVLQQLSPYVSSFKDGENIYYLNKEGRERVNSKRVLKKTTQSRHYIMRNELYIQSGCPQSWKNEMKLEVPNKVKLIADAYFIRKKQYHLIEVDHLQKMIKNKSKIERYMQLFSYNVFDIPPKLIWITTTELRRKQLIKLCEGLDVKVFTIQDFI; this is encoded by the coding sequence ATGAAGAAGGAAATAGAACGTCAACAGAGAGAAGAAGCCATACTTTGCTCATTGAAGAAACTGAACTATCTTAATCGTTCACAACTACAACGTCTACATGATTTAGGAAGCGATAGAAACGCTCAACGAGTATTACAACAGCTTTCACCTTATGTATCTAGTTTTAAGGATGGTGAAAATATTTACTACCTTAACAAAGAAGGTAGAGAACGTGTAAATAGTAAACGAGTGCTCAAGAAAACAACTCAATCACGCCACTACATTATGCGAAATGAATTGTACATTCAATCTGGATGCCCTCAATCTTGGAAGAATGAAATGAAACTTGAAGTGCCTAACAAGGTTAAATTAATTGCGGATGCTTATTTTATTCGTAAAAAGCAATATCATCTTATAGAAGTAGATCATTTACAGAAGATGATCAAGAATAAGTCAAAGATTGAAAGATATATGCAGCTTTTTAGTTATAACGTTTTTGACATACCACCAAAGTTGATTTGGATTACAACAACAGAGCTGAGAAGGAAACAACTTATAAAATTATGCGAGGGATTAGATGTAAAGGTATTTACGATTCAAGATTTTATCTGA
- a CDS encoding FtsK/SpoIIIE domain-containing protein — MIFELTSSLVAGTLAGYAHYKKANGGTDDHQKIVKIARNCGLVNAEGKEIRIYRRTKKQSHTEFVYQMPQGLSSKQFVQKLDNFQDGLNIKKSMPDISLKDFKLINWNKNVLNQIRVILIQTRKVRKEVEISFDGMLVFKIYDKPLTDQFLYDEELLKLCKGWKVPIGLSKTGELIFNDFDEIYNLIVAGSPGYGKSVMLKNIITTLVANKTKDVKLCLVDLKGGLSFNRFKILEQVETVAKNPKEALEALRDVQDRMNNTIEYLLQHGYEDVKEAGIKERHFTIIDEAADLFDEKDAVEIVKDISRRGRGAGFRLVYCTQYATNEVLPSQVRQNCDARLCFKLQTGTASRAVLDEEGAESLPLIRGRAIYRTVEKQIVQTPFISNSFIDETIKPNITFKARGERKEVNEEGNRTSTERRSHTLLIEETELS; from the coding sequence ATGATATTCGAATTAACTTCATCATTAGTTGCAGGAACTCTTGCTGGTTATGCGCATTATAAAAAAGCAAATGGTGGAACAGATGATCATCAGAAAATAGTTAAGATAGCTCGTAACTGTGGGCTTGTAAATGCAGAAGGTAAGGAAATTAGAATCTACAGACGGACTAAAAAGCAATCTCATACTGAGTTTGTATACCAAATGCCACAAGGCTTGTCTTCCAAGCAGTTTGTCCAGAAATTAGATAACTTCCAAGATGGATTAAACATTAAGAAATCAATGCCTGATATAAGCCTTAAAGACTTTAAACTAATCAATTGGAATAAAAACGTGCTTAATCAAATCAGAGTAATATTAATTCAGACGAGAAAGGTTAGGAAAGAAGTTGAAATTAGTTTTGATGGAATGCTTGTGTTTAAAATTTATGATAAGCCTTTAACTGATCAGTTTTTGTATGATGAAGAATTGCTGAAATTGTGTAAGGGATGGAAAGTACCAATTGGATTATCTAAGACTGGTGAGCTAATATTTAATGATTTCGATGAGATTTATAATCTAATTGTTGCAGGTTCTCCGGGATATGGGAAATCTGTAATGTTAAAGAACATCATTACCACTCTTGTAGCTAATAAGACTAAAGACGTTAAACTCTGCCTCGTGGATTTGAAAGGTGGGTTGTCATTTAATCGCTTCAAAATACTTGAACAAGTTGAAACAGTTGCTAAGAATCCTAAGGAAGCATTAGAAGCACTCAGGGATGTTCAAGACAGAATGAATAATACCATTGAGTATCTTCTCCAACATGGCTATGAAGATGTGAAAGAGGCAGGAATAAAAGAACGTCATTTCACGATTATAGATGAAGCTGCAGATTTGTTCGATGAAAAGGATGCAGTAGAAATAGTAAAAGACATATCAAGACGAGGCCGAGGAGCTGGATTTAGGCTAGTCTACTGTACCCAGTACGCAACGAATGAAGTTTTACCTTCTCAAGTCCGTCAAAATTGTGATGCACGATTGTGCTTTAAATTACAAACTGGTACTGCAAGCAGAGCCGTATTAGATGAAGAAGGTGCTGAATCATTACCATTAATAAGAGGTAGAGCTATTTACCGAACAGTTGAGAAACAAATTGTCCAGACACCTTTTATAAGTAATTCCTTTATTGACGAAACAATCAAACCAAATATCACTTTTAAAGCTCGTGGAGAAAGGAAGGAAGTTAATGAAGAAGGAAATAGAACGTCAACAGAGAGAAGAAGCCATACTTTGCTCATTGAAGAAACTGAACTATCTTAA
- a CDS encoding helix-turn-helix transcriptional regulator translates to MFGLGKDRTKFGKWLDRQEDITQSDIAKAARVSNETVSKLCRDKEYVPKFETVMKIKKGLMKLDKEVPDRYFDM, encoded by the coding sequence ATGTTCGGACTAGGGAAGGATAGAACTAAGTTTGGTAAATGGTTGGATCGTCAAGAGGATATAACTCAAAGTGACATTGCGAAGGCAGCTAGGGTTTCAAACGAGACAGTTTCTAAATTATGTAGAGATAAGGAGTACGTACCGAAATTTGAAACAGTAATGAAGATAAAGAAAGGACTAATGAAATTAGATAAAGAAGTACCAGATAGATATTTTGACATGTAA
- a CDS encoding helix-turn-helix transcriptional regulator, translated as MIRFKLEELLKEKGMTMYHLSKASGVRPNTISQWVNNNTLEPEKRVKSISTETLESICTVLDCEIGDVIEILKEENHHDN; from the coding sequence ATGATCCGGTTTAAATTAGAGGAACTGCTTAAAGAAAAAGGAATGACCATGTACCACCTCTCTAAGGCTTCAGGAGTTCGACCTAATACGATTAGTCAATGGGTTAATAACAACACTCTTGAGCCAGAAAAAAGGGTTAAATCAATTAGTACAGAAACGCTAGAAAGCATTTGTACAGTTTTAGATTGTGAAATTGGAGATGTAATTGAGATATTAAAAGAAGAAAACCACCATGACAACTAA
- a CDS encoding tyrosine-type recombinase/integrase produces the protein MTTIKKDPKTGKYGFVYSGGFHPVTKERIQKRRQGIASLKEAKEILKQVMLEVEEEKKMFDVFKGTFKDYILHWYEAKKVSLRPSTLVNYNEQLKYNILPYLGKFKMSELDETILQNYINQLHSERKLAPKTIRAAYGIVSEVLKKASRKNAFDISILTELSIPKESKVIRAWEKEDIKKFLNAPDLILNLTRHFIGFEIQIQTGIRMGEVLGLRWSDIDLERRMLLIRQTLAKINENGEYGIVDAVKTNSSYRTIDLPKKLCQRIEEHQRRVNKEKQILGEKYIDNDLVVCTKNGNWVHPNNFRRAFNVTRDYLNLPKIRAYDLRHTHSTFLIGVLMINPKIVSERLGHAHIKTTLGTYSFALPSMQQEAVDKMDRFFE, from the coding sequence ATGACAACTATAAAAAAAGACCCTAAAACAGGGAAGTATGGATTTGTGTATTCTGGTGGCTTTCATCCTGTTACTAAAGAGAGAATACAAAAGAGAAGACAGGGAATAGCGTCCCTAAAGGAAGCAAAAGAGATTCTTAAACAGGTTATGCTTGAAGTTGAAGAAGAGAAGAAAATGTTTGATGTTTTCAAAGGTACTTTTAAAGATTACATTTTACATTGGTATGAAGCGAAGAAGGTAAGTTTAAGACCTAGCACATTGGTAAATTACAATGAGCAATTGAAATACAACATCTTACCTTACCTTGGAAAATTCAAGATGTCTGAACTAGATGAGACAATTCTCCAAAACTACATCAACCAACTTCATTCTGAAAGAAAACTTGCTCCTAAAACAATAAGAGCTGCTTATGGAATTGTCAGTGAAGTTTTGAAAAAGGCATCTAGGAAAAATGCTTTTGACATCTCAATTTTAACTGAACTAAGCATACCTAAAGAATCGAAAGTGATTAGAGCTTGGGAAAAAGAAGATATAAAGAAATTCTTGAATGCTCCTGATTTAATATTAAATCTAACTAGACATTTCATTGGATTTGAAATACAAATACAGACAGGTATTAGGATGGGTGAAGTGTTGGGCCTTAGGTGGTCTGATATTGACCTAGAAAGACGTATGCTATTAATTAGACAAACGCTTGCTAAAATCAATGAAAATGGGGAATATGGCATTGTAGATGCTGTTAAAACCAATTCCTCATACAGAACGATTGATCTACCAAAGAAGCTATGTCAAAGAATTGAGGAACATCAAAGAAGAGTTAACAAGGAAAAACAAATTCTCGGTGAGAAATACATTGATAATGATTTAGTGGTTTGTACAAAGAATGGTAATTGGGTACATCCTAATAATTTCAGAAGAGCTTTTAATGTTACACGAGATTATTTAAATCTACCTAAAATTAGGGCATATGACCTTAGGCATACTCATTCTACATTCTTAATCGGTGTATTAATGATTAATCCTAAGATAGTTTCAGAAAGATTAGGACATGCTCATATCAAAACTACTTTAGGCACATACAGTTTTGCATTGCCTTCTATGCAACAAGAAGCAGTTGATAAAATGGACAGATTCTTCGAGTAG